GCGTTGGTAATTCTCTTCCCGAGTCTAAAGAGGTGATTGTATCATTATTTTAAAATCTGCTTAATCAAAACTTGACAATTAACAAAAACATACACATTTTAAGGACCATACGAAGAAGAATTAGGAGACAAGTGGTTCATGGAAACAGTAGCAAGAGGACTTCGGCCAGGAGGAGTCATGTCTTCCCCAGCTGACAGCTTATGGCTTAAAGATTTCACAATTGCTGATTATATTGCTAAACTCCGCAAGGTTTTCAAAGGTTCCGTTAGCTACGGATGGTGCACTACTCCTGCTTATGTCAGCGGAATGATCGGTTTCATGGTTTGCTCGACGGAGGGTCCGCCTGTCGACTTCAAACACCCCATAAATCCATTGAATCCTGAGAATTATGGTGTAGCCAATGGACCTCCTCTCTATTACAACTCTGAAGTATTTCCTCATCAACACCTCTATCTTGTGGTTATGCAGAGTTCTTTCTGTGTTCTGATGTTATGTGTCTGTGGTGGTTGCAGGTTCATACTGCTGCATTTTGTCTTCCGTCTTTCGCAACGAAGAAGATGTTCGGTTCCAAAATCTGATAGTCAAAAGAGGAAATTGAAATTTTATCTCAGAAACACAGCTAGTTTCCTTAATTTCATTTGCTATAAAAGTAGTTCAGAATATCTGATTAACAAAGGAATTTTATCTGTTTTACCAAACTTTCTTGCTCTTTTTCCCTTTCCTAATACAGAGTTATCAATTTCATTTTACATTGAAATTGTTATATTGAAAGTCTTTCTTGCATACAAGCAATACAAAATGCATATAATAACAGAATTTGACTTAAAACATAGCAGAAGCCACAACAAATACAGGATAAGGAAAATAACGTTACACATTTTACATACAAAAATACCTCAAAATAAAGAGAAACCGGTTCCTGAGGTCAAGATAACAGAAATATAGTGTCGAAAGAAATGTGGAAATTGTCCGAATTGCACAATGTGATACTTCTAATGAGGGAGCAGGTGTGTTTCGTGATCTTCGGAATTCATGGACATTATGCACAAACAATGAGGGAAAAAGAGGTAAGTGGCCAAAAATACAAGCACACCAAGGTCAGCCTCCTCTCCGACTGCTGGCCTAGGAGGATATATCCAATATATCTGGCTTGCACACCACAAGCAATAGAGGATCGCTACAGTCAGAATAAGTTTCAGCGATTGGTATGATTGTTTTCTAGTATATTTTGAAGATTTTACCCTGCATTGTCAAAACATTTTGAGTACTATATAGTATGTCAAGATGCAATCTCATcctagaaagaaaaataaatggaAACGAACATGAAAGGTCCCGAAAGTTATCACCTGTTGATGTAAATAAAACCACCAATTAAGCAAGTGCATAAGAAGCCAACCACAATAACAGCATCTGGATTGACAGGTGCTCGATTCTTCCACCAACCGGTGCTCAATATCCACGTGTACATTGTTGAATGTCCGTTTTCCTGTACTTATTGATTAATGATCTTCATCGACGTCATGAATATACGATTCCAGAAGCAAAACACGTAGCAGATCCAGTTCCCAAAGGCATAAAAAAAGGAGAAATATGAAAGAATCTTCTAACAGATTCATTGACTATGCCTACAGTTTGTTCGTACTTTAGAATTAGTTCGACTATTTATCTAGCTAGGAAGCTATTCAAGTTCATGCTCTAGACTTATTTCATAGACCATACCATACCGCTTTCCTTTCAGCCACATTCACATGATACGCAGTGCAGCAGGATTCAACTCAAAACAATTACAAAAAACGGATGTCAGCCATGCATATGCACTTCCATAAAGTCAAATCTCCAAAGCATTTAAGCTTTGCTAACAAACTTCATGTTACTGGTTATCAAGTTAAAATGAGGGCCGTATGTATATGGATGATAAACTAATGACATAACAATTTATCAAAAGCACCACATTTCACCATACCTAGTATCTTTTCCCTTCACCCCAAGCTACAAACAAGAGAAAATGAACAGCCTATTGATCATAAGCATTTCAAGAGTTGCATAAAatgtacaacaacaacaacaacaacaacaaagccttagtcccgaaatgattcggggtcggctaacatgaaccatcatataaaaccgtgaaaatcaagtcgtgtcagcgacacagattcgctccctccacttcgtcctatccactaccatattttcctcaattcccaataaactcatatcactctcgatcaccctcctccaagtttgcttaggtcttcccctacccctcaccactacatccctttgccactcttcggttctcctaaccgacgcatcaagcgctctacgtctcacatggtaATTGCAATttgcaataaatatatatagaataAGAGAGAAGTTGTGTGAATTATACCTCAAACAAGTGatctaaaaaaaaatgtgataggCAACCGGCAGACACTAATGACAAGCATTGCCTCCTTGAAAGGGGAACCTACATAATAAGATAGCAAAACCATTTAAAAACAACTCAGAAACCGATAACTCAATCTAATTAGTAACAGCATCTCTAATGGTTTATACACACAACCACTCAATGTACATGAcaaatcatttttattttattaaattattaactcCAATAGTTAAACGCTATAACCATTCAATCATAAGGATCCACCAATTAATTATActctattatattattttaaaaattaaaaatatattataaaaatagtcAAAATGCTTAATAAACTACTCATATCTATTTAGTGGTCGACAAGTACTCGATATATTAAACTCACTCCAACGGGAGAGAGTTTAATGAAGAAGTATAATGAGCGGTTTATTATACTCCATGATCTACGAGCCTATAATTGTGAAGCACAACTTCAGAAAACATAACTTGTAGGAACTTGGGTCAAGATTGTGAAGCAATATCTCCAAGTTTGTACTCAAGAAGtcaacatattaaaaaaatgaaagacaGATTAATCAGATGTTCAACATAATGATCAGACTttccaaataaaaaacaatCTGCATAGAAAATAGATGAATACAATCCCAATGTGATCTAAATTTActaattcaaaaagaaaaaacccTTCTTGGGAAGCTGAAATAAATTATTCTAACTGACAGATAAAGGGATTAGCAATTGAAATTCTAAAGTATTTAACTATTCTAGTAGTTGTTGAAGTTTCCCAAAAGACATATAATATAACTCACCCCAGAAACAGAATCTAGAATCCGCCTTTGATGCAAAATTCTGGAGAGCCAAGAGTAGAAAAAGCACAAAGGAAGACCCAAAATGAATATATAGAAAAAAGGATCGTGGATATAGTCAGCTAGCTCAGAGGCGAGTGAGTCGGCGAATGAACCCAGGTTGGAACCGAGCCACTCAGAAAAAGAGCCGATATCAGGACCAAAAAAGGCGTTGATGGTGTAGGTGAGAGTATGATGAGGGCTGAAACGACCGTTGGTCAAAGTAGATAAGGCCAGACCGGAGCTCATCGCGTACATCAGGTGAGGTCCTGGACCTGGCATTCTCGGCTAATCGGAATTTAGCTGGATGGATGGAGTTCATTCAATTTTACTTTGTTGTTCCTAAATCTAAGCTACTTCTACTTCCCATTGAATAGATGTTTGCTGTTTAGCTCAACTGTTTCACTTCAACTTTTGTTTCCTATGATCTACT
The DNA window shown above is from Euphorbia lathyris chromosome 1, ddEupLath1.1, whole genome shotgun sequence and carries:
- the LOC136230912 gene encoding uncharacterized protein, translating into MPGPGPHLMYAMSSGLALSTLTNGRFSPHHTLTYTINAFFGPDIGSFSEWLGSNLGSFADSLASELADYIHDPFFYIFILGLPLCFFYSWLSRILHQRRILDSVSGVPLSRRQCLSLVSAGCLSHFFLDHLFEENGHSTMYTWILSTGWWKNRAPVNPDAVIVVGFLCTCLIGGFIYINRVKSSKYTRKQSYQSLKLILTVAILYCLWCASQIYWIYPPRPAVGEEADLGVLVFLATYLFFPHCLCIMSMNSEDHETHLLPH